Proteins from a genomic interval of Cervus elaphus chromosome 13, mCerEla1.1, whole genome shotgun sequence:
- the LOC122706869 gene encoding high affinity cAMP-specific and IBMX-insensitive 3',5'-cyclic phosphodiesterase 8A-like, which yields MARIHSMTIEAPITKVINIINAAQESSPMPVTEALDRVLEILRTTELYSLQFGAKDDDPHTNDLVGGLMSDGLRRLSRNEYVLSTKNLQQVPSSIIVPVSLHDVPSQITRAMEKEEHWDFNIFELEAATHKRPLIYAEILVTDD from the exons ATGGCCCGGATTCATTCCATGACGATCGAGGCACCCATCACCAAG GTCATCAATATCATCAATGCTGCCCAGGAAAGCAGTCCCATGCCTGTGACAGAAGCCTTAGACCGTGTGCTGGAAATTCTAAGAACCACTGAATTATATTCACTCCAGTTCGGTGCTAAGGACGATGATCCTCACACCAACGACCTCGTCGGGGGCCTGATGTCT GATGGTTTGCGAAGATTATCCAGGAATGAGTATGTTCTTTCAACAAAAA ACCTTCAGCAGGTTCCCAGCAGCATCATCGTCCCCGTCTCCCTTCACGATGTCCCATCACAGATAACTCGGGCCATGGAAAAGGAGGAACACTGGGACTTCAATATTTTTGAACTGGAGGCTGCCACTCATAAAAG GCCTTTGATTTATGCTGAGATCCTGGTTACAGATGATTGA